A stretch of Desulfovibrio sp. UIB00 DNA encodes these proteins:
- a CDS encoding VCBS repeat-containing protein, with translation MKFAMRLTFSVCLMLVAVAAGAASAAAKSAVVLPFVVNAPQSYAYLSKAVQATIQGRLDRPGVLEARAGQNKAASQAEAQQALRSTGADNAIWGSVSVMGNDCTIVMNSVDKAGKAWSKTAQTPVSELTTSVQNLTSALSQEVFGISSAMRTPGSTAAGSPRGATANGDIVTNETGQQQVYLNPQFRYQGAGAEDGSRLRTQRLGYNMVDMAVGDFNGDGKNEIAILSDHDLRIYSWPVNGQIKLIGETTVSRSNNNFSMRAIDLNRDRSMALVVTTTEESSNRPYSYIYSFKGNKFTTMADRIPYYVSVMRVPPTYSPTLVGQGWDSLKLFAPGVRIMTKQDGKYTLGTRLDLPSGATVFNCVWLPAGKNGKGEQLVMLTDDERIKLFQGHSNTLIHTTMERYSGSATGMDHYKGMPGLGVDKNYQLPSKYYAPMRLIAADIGNTGDYTLLVNKPISTAAQFFDRYRFFPQGEVHALYWDGVGLGLKWKTRRIRGSVAEIDLADVNNDGILDLVVGLNTSPDLGIGSRQCMITAYPLDVSATNPNVPADLSDFEVNPN, from the coding sequence ATGAAATTCGCCATGCGACTGACTTTTTCGGTCTGCCTGATGCTCGTCGCCGTTGCTGCGGGCGCTGCCAGCGCCGCCGCTAAAAGCGCTGTGGTATTGCCCTTTGTGGTCAATGCCCCCCAGAGCTACGCTTACCTTTCCAAGGCTGTTCAGGCTACCATCCAGGGACGCCTTGACCGCCCTGGCGTGCTTGAAGCCCGTGCGGGACAGAACAAGGCCGCCAGCCAGGCAGAAGCCCAGCAGGCGCTCCGCTCGACTGGTGCGGACAACGCCATCTGGGGTTCCGTGAGCGTCATGGGCAACGACTGCACCATTGTTATGAACAGCGTGGACAAGGCAGGCAAAGCCTGGAGCAAAACCGCACAGACTCCTGTGAGCGAACTGACCACTTCTGTGCAGAACCTTACCTCGGCCCTGAGCCAGGAAGTCTTTGGTATTTCCTCCGCAATGCGCACCCCCGGCTCCACCGCCGCTGGTTCTCCGCGTGGCGCAACCGCCAATGGCGACATCGTCACCAATGAAACCGGTCAGCAGCAGGTGTACCTGAACCCGCAGTTCCGCTATCAGGGTGCTGGCGCTGAAGACGGCTCCCGCCTGCGCACCCAGCGCCTGGGTTATAACATGGTCGACATGGCCGTGGGCGACTTTAACGGTGATGGCAAGAATGAAATCGCCATCCTGAGCGATCATGATCTGCGCATCTACAGCTGGCCTGTCAACGGTCAGATCAAACTGATTGGCGAAACCACTGTTTCGCGTTCCAACAACAACTTCTCCATGCGCGCCATCGACCTCAACCGCGACCGCAGCATGGCCCTTGTTGTGACTACCACCGAAGAATCGAGCAATCGCCCTTACTCCTATATTTACAGCTTTAAGGGCAACAAATTCACCACCATGGCCGACCGCATTCCTTACTATGTGAGCGTCATGCGTGTGCCCCCCACCTACAGCCCCACTCTTGTGGGCCAGGGATGGGATTCGCTCAAGCTCTTTGCCCCCGGCGTGCGCATCATGACCAAGCAGGACGGCAAGTATACCCTTGGCACCCGTCTTGATCTGCCCTCCGGCGCCACCGTGTTCAACTGCGTGTGGCTGCCCGCTGGCAAGAACGGCAAGGGTGAGCAGCTTGTCATGCTGACCGATGATGAGCGCATCAAGCTCTTCCAGGGACACAGCAACACTCTGATTCACACCACCATGGAACGTTATTCCGGTTCTGCCACGGGCATGGACCACTACAAGGGCATGCCGGGTCTTGGCGTTGACAAGAACTATCAGCTGCCCAGCAAGTACTATGCCCCCATGCGCCTCATCGCTGCCGACATCGGCAATACCGGCGACTACACGCTGCTGGTCAACAAGCCCATTTCCACTGCGGCTCAGTTCTTTGACCGTTACCGTTTCTTCCCCCAAGGCGAAGTTCATGCCCTGTACTGGGACGGCGTGGGCCTTGGCCTCAAGTGGAAGACCCGCCGCATCCGTGGCTCTGTGGCAGAAATCGACCTGGCTGACGTGAACAACGATGGCATCCTTGATCTGGTGGTGGGCCTGAACACCTCGCCCGATCTCGGCATCGGCAGCCGCCAGTGCATGATTACCGCCTATCCTCTGGACGTTTCGGCTACTAATCCCAACGTGCCTGCGGACTTGAGCGACTTTGAAGTAAACCCCAACTAG
- the purD gene encoding phosphoribosylamine--glycine ligase translates to MRILVIGSGGREHALVWKILQSPEVSAIFVAPGNGGTSSEGAVNVPVAVDDLDGLLAFARKEHIDLVIPGPELPLTLGIVDRMREAGIPSFGPDAYGARLEGSKAFAKEIMNRAKVPTAHCEVFSDAQTARDHINKVGAPLVIKADGLAAGKGVIIAQTVQEALDAIDEIMTERAFGDAGNLVVVEECLVGEEASFLCVCDGTRAVPLPSAQDHKRVFDNDEGPNTGGMGAYSPAPVLPDSMLEEMADLTVRPILRELAKDGHPFVGVLYAGLMMTADGPKVLEYNVRFGDPECQPLLMRLDGDLPAIMLDAVRGKLDPESLGQTSQTALGVVITAKGYPGSYAKGLSIEGIEDADSVPGVKVFHSGTAVKDGALVSNGGRVLCVTALGDSLAAAQKAAYAGVAKVRMQDGFHRTDIGEKGIRRLAGK, encoded by the coding sequence ATGCGCATCCTTGTGATCGGCTCCGGTGGCCGCGAACACGCCCTGGTTTGGAAAATCCTGCAAAGCCCCGAAGTCAGCGCCATTTTTGTCGCGCCCGGCAACGGCGGCACCAGCAGCGAAGGGGCCGTCAACGTGCCTGTGGCTGTGGACGACCTGGACGGATTGCTGGCCTTTGCGCGCAAGGAGCACATCGACCTGGTGATTCCAGGCCCCGAACTGCCCCTGACGTTGGGCATTGTTGACCGCATGCGCGAAGCGGGCATTCCCAGCTTCGGGCCGGATGCCTATGGCGCGCGCCTTGAGGGCAGCAAGGCTTTTGCCAAGGAAATCATGAACCGCGCCAAGGTTCCCACCGCCCATTGCGAAGTGTTCAGCGATGCGCAGACGGCCCGCGACCACATCAACAAAGTGGGCGCTCCCCTGGTCATCAAGGCGGACGGCCTCGCCGCAGGCAAGGGCGTCATCATTGCCCAGACCGTGCAGGAAGCGCTGGACGCCATTGACGAAATCATGACCGAACGCGCCTTTGGCGATGCTGGCAACCTTGTGGTGGTGGAAGAATGCCTTGTGGGCGAGGAAGCCTCCTTCCTCTGCGTATGCGATGGCACACGCGCTGTTCCCCTGCCTTCGGCGCAGGATCACAAGCGTGTGTTCGATAACGATGAAGGCCCCAATACCGGCGGCATGGGCGCTTACAGCCCCGCCCCGGTGCTGCCCGACAGCATGCTTGAAGAAATGGCCGACCTCACTGTGCGGCCCATCCTGCGCGAGCTTGCCAAGGACGGACACCCCTTTGTGGGCGTGCTGTACGCGGGCCTGATGATGACCGCCGACGGCCCCAAGGTGCTGGAATACAATGTGCGCTTTGGCGACCCCGAATGTCAGCCCCTGCTTATGCGCCTTGACGGCGACCTGCCAGCCATCATGCTCGACGCCGTGCGCGGCAAGCTTGACCCGGAAAGTCTCGGCCAGACCAGCCAGACCGCGCTTGGAGTGGTGATCACCGCCAAGGGGTATCCCGGCTCCTACGCCAAGGGTCTGTCCATCGAGGGGATTGAAGACGCGGACAGCGTACCCGGCGTAAAGGTTTTTCACAGCGGCACTGCCGTTAAGGACGGAGCGCTCGTTTCCAACGGCGGGCGTGTTTTGTGCGTCACCGCACTGGGCGATAGCCTGGCCGCCGCGCAAAAGGCCGCCTATGCCGGTGTGGCCAAGGTGCGCATGCAGGATGGTTTTCATCGCACCGATATTGGCGAAAAGGGCATCCGCCGTCTGGCCGGAAAATAG
- the purE gene encoding 5-(carboxyamino)imidazole ribonucleotide mutase: MPQVVILMGSKSDEEKVSPCVDVLKSLGVSCAITVSSAHRTPERTERLVSQYEAEGTRVFICAAGMAAHLAGAVAARTTRPVIGIPVSSAALCGMDALFATVQMPPGFPVATVATDKAGARNAAWLAAQILAVSDPALNERIAEARAKMREEVEKAGEEISRKYA; the protein is encoded by the coding sequence ATGCCGCAAGTAGTCATTTTGATGGGGTCAAAGTCTGACGAAGAAAAGGTCAGCCCCTGCGTAGACGTGCTGAAAAGCCTTGGCGTAAGCTGCGCCATCACCGTCAGTTCCGCGCATCGCACCCCGGAACGCACCGAAAGATTGGTGAGCCAGTACGAAGCCGAAGGCACCCGCGTGTTTATTTGCGCCGCAGGCATGGCCGCGCATCTGGCTGGAGCCGTTGCCGCCCGCACTACGCGCCCTGTAATTGGCATTCCCGTTTCCAGCGCCGCTCTGTGCGGCATGGACGCGCTTTTTGCCACTGTGCAGATGCCTCCCGGATTCCCGGTCGCCACCGTTGCCACCGACAAGGCTGGCGCGCGCAATGCCGCATGGCTGGCCGCCCAGATTCTGGCCGTGTCCGACCCCGCGCTCAACGAACGCATTGCCGAAGCCCGCGCCAAGATGCGCGAAGAAGTGGAAAAAGCCGGGGAAGAAATCAGCCGCAAGTACGCCTAG
- a CDS encoding histidine kinase N-terminal 7TM domain-containing protein, with amino-acid sequence MIIRAACILFLSISCAGMLYAVCYSSRIARSNGYAAFLFLFMSIFMYTVGYIFELASSTPETIYLSLKIEYLGAPLIAVFWFLFAIYYNNYSIKSKTVLALLFVVPLTTIVMLYTNEYHHFHYKTFAVDASGPFPVAVTQKGWWYYVDFVYKMLVAFAGLTLFAFSYGKATGYRRRQAKTIFVGALSLWIGNFLQTLGFAPYGIDIEPFILSAALPLSGFAMSRLRMFDLVPIARDKVFKTMSASVLVLDDKLRIVDFNDSAVSILPALSENAVGLAVRDVFPEQSSLDVAALVQNEEREIALPVAGGLRFYKVSCARVGESEKDSGLIVSLYDMTESKELLEKMQRIASQDALTQVFSRWFFMEAFQRDIDRCQEAGGKLGFMLLDIDHFKRVNDEYGHLAGDKVLRGVTAALKDSLGHKALLGRYGGEEFSVLLPGIGKDEAVALAERLRQVAAMIEVAFNGTAINVTISVGVAAAVFEPGAPQGMESTQICDALILAADTALYRAKQEGRNRVCSVGLEYGADESV; translated from the coding sequence GTGATAATAAGAGCTGCCTGTATTCTTTTTCTGAGTATATCGTGCGCGGGCATGCTCTATGCTGTTTGCTATTCGTCCAGAATAGCGCGCTCAAACGGGTATGCGGCTTTTTTGTTTTTGTTCATGTCTATTTTCATGTACACGGTCGGGTACATTTTCGAACTTGCATCAAGCACGCCTGAAACAATCTATCTTTCCTTAAAAATTGAGTATCTTGGAGCACCGCTTATTGCAGTGTTCTGGTTCCTTTTTGCCATTTATTACAATAACTATTCAATAAAGAGCAAGACTGTGCTGGCCCTGCTGTTTGTGGTGCCATTGACGACTATTGTGATGCTCTACACCAATGAGTATCACCATTTCCATTATAAAACATTTGCAGTGGATGCCAGCGGTCCTTTCCCTGTGGCGGTAACACAGAAGGGCTGGTGGTATTATGTAGATTTTGTTTACAAGATGTTGGTTGCCTTTGCGGGGCTGACTTTGTTTGCCTTCTCCTACGGCAAAGCAACGGGCTACCGCAGACGGCAGGCAAAAACTATCTTTGTTGGCGCGCTGAGCCTCTGGATAGGCAATTTTTTGCAGACGTTGGGCTTTGCGCCCTACGGCATTGACATTGAGCCCTTCATTCTCTCGGCGGCCCTGCCGCTGAGCGGCTTTGCCATGTCCCGTTTGCGCATGTTCGACCTCGTGCCCATAGCGCGCGACAAGGTCTTCAAGACCATGAGCGCCAGCGTGCTGGTGCTGGACGACAAACTGCGGATAGTGGATTTCAACGACAGCGCTGTGTCCATTCTTCCGGCTCTGTCGGAGAATGCCGTGGGGCTGGCGGTCAGGGATGTGTTTCCTGAACAGAGTTCCCTTGATGTGGCGGCGCTTGTGCAGAATGAGGAAAGGGAGATTGCTTTGCCGGTGGCGGGTGGGTTGCGTTTTTACAAGGTCTCCTGCGCCAGGGTTGGGGAGTCAGAAAAAGATTCCGGCCTCATTGTATCCTTGTACGACATGACCGAGAGTAAGGAACTGCTTGAAAAAATGCAGCGAATCGCGTCACAGGACGCGCTGACCCAGGTGTTCAGCCGCTGGTTTTTTATGGAGGCTTTTCAGCGCGATATCGACCGCTGCCAGGAGGCTGGAGGCAAGCTCGGTTTTATGCTGCTGGACATCGACCATTTCAAACGCGTCAATGATGAGTACGGGCATTTGGCGGGAGACAAGGTACTGCGGGGCGTCACGGCCGCCCTGAAAGACTCGCTTGGTCATAAAGCCCTGCTTGGGCGCTATGGCGGCGAGGAATTTTCTGTGCTGCTGCCTGGTATAGGGAAGGATGAGGCCGTGGCTCTCGCCGAGCGGCTGCGGCAGGTTGCCGCCATGATAGAAGTGGCTTTCAACGGTACTGCCATAAATGTGACCATTAGTGTTGGCGTTGCCGCCGCAGTATTTGAACCGGGCGCTCCACAGGGCATGGAAAGCACGCAAATCTGCGATGCCCTTATTCTGGCGGCAGATACAGCCCTGTACCGCGCCAAGCAGGAGGGACGCAACAGGGTGTGCTCTGTTGGCCTTGAGTACGGTGCAGACGAGTCCGTGTAA